AAGGCCTCCGCCATCAGCGCCTGCCGCTCCGGCTGGCTCAACGTGTTGCTGGCATTGTAGCGGTCCATCCACGCCGAGATGCGCCGGTTGTCGGCCGCGAGCTCCGGATCGTCGGCGATGTAGAGCTCGCCGGCGAGCATCTTCTGCTTCTGGCCCGTCATGGTCATCGCGTCCGGTCCTCCGCTAGGGTCGGCGCGAGAGTCGCGCCGATGCGTACATATGTACGCATCGCGACCGAAAGCCAACCGACGCGAGACCCGCTTGCCCGCCGCCACCCGCCGCCACGATCCCGACCGCCGCGCCCGCATCCTGCGGGCGGCCCTCGACACGATCGCCGCGCACGGCGTCGCCGGCACCACGCACCGGCGGATCGCCGCCGCGGCCGACGTGCCGCTCGGCTCGATGACCTATCATTTCGCGAGCCTCGACGATCTCCTGACCGAGGCGTTCACGCTGCTCGCCGACGACGTGTCGGCCCGGTTCACCGAGCGGCTGGCGGCCGCCGGAACCCGTGCGGAGGCCTGCGAGGCCGTCGTCGATCTCGTCGTCGACGACGCCTGGGCCACGCCCCGCAACCTGCTCTTGAGCTACGAGCTCTACGCCTACGCCGCCCGGGTGCCGGCCCTGCGGCGCGTGATGCAGGGCTGGATGGGCAAGAGCCGCGCGGCCCTGGAGCAGCACTTCGCGCCCGAGACCGCACGCGCCCTCGACGCGATGATCGAGGGCCTGTCGATCCACCGCTCGGTCGATCTCGCGCCGGCCGGCCGCGACGAGGTCCGGGCGATCGTCGCCCGCCTGACCGCGCCGCCGCTTCCTTGAAAAGCCCGGCCCGGCCCCGCATATCCGCCCGCGACGATTTGTTCCCAACGGAGAACCGACACGTGAGCGAGACTGTGGAGCGGCATTCGTTCGGCGCCGAGGTCGGGCGCCTCCTGGACCTCGTGGTCCACGCCCTCTACTCCGAGCGCGAGATTTTTCTCCGCGAGCTGGTCGCCAACGCCGCCGACGCGGTCGACCGGCGCCGGTTCGGGGCACTGACCGATTCCGCCCTGGCGCTGCCGGCGGATGCCAAGGTGCGGATCAACCCCGACAAGGCGGCACGGACCCTGACCATCTCGGATCCCGGGATCGGCATGGGGAAGGACGAGCTGGCGCAGAATCTCGGCACCATCGCGCGCTCCGGCACCCGGGCCTTCAGCCAGTCGCTCGCCGACGCCAAGCCCGAGGAGCGCCCGAGCCTGATCGGCCAGTTCGGCGTCGGCTTCTACTCCGCCTTCATGGTCGCCGACCGGGTCGAGGTCACCTCGCGCAAGGCCGGATCGGACGAGGCCTGGACCTGGGCCTCGGAGGGGCAGGGCGAGTACACCCTGGCGCCCGCCACCAAGCCTGAGGCCGGCACCGACATCGTGCTCCACATGAAGGCCGATGCGGAGGAGTATCTCGAGCCGCTGCGCCTCGAGACCATCGTGCGCAAGTGGGCCGACCACATCACCGTGCCGGTGACGCTCGTGCGCGACGGCGAGGAGGTGCCGAGCACCAAGGGCACGGCGCTCTGGCGAAAAGCCAAATCCGAGGTGAGCGAGGAGGAGTACACCGAGTTCTACCGCCAGGTCGCGCACGCCTTCGACAAGCCCTGGGCGACGCTGCACTGGCGGGCCGAAGGCCAGCTCGAATTCACCGCGCTGCTGTTCGTGCCGGGCATGAAGCCCTTCATGGCGGTCGAGGAGGAGCGCGAGAGCAAGGTGCGCCTGCACGTGCGCCGGATGTTCATCACCGACGACGCCGGGCTGCTGCCGTCCTGGCTGCGCTTCGTCAAGGGCGTGGTCGATACCGAGGACCTGCCGCTCAACGTCTCGCGCGAGATGCTGCAGGCCACGCCGGTGCTGGCCCGCATCCGCCGCGCCGTCACGGCGAAGGTGCTCTCGGAGCTGAAGACCCGCGCGAAGGACGCGGAGAGCTACGCCACCTTCTGGCAGGCCTTCGGGCCGGTGCTGAAGGAGGGCTTGTGGGAGGATGCCGAGCACCGCCAGGACATCGCCGGCCTGCTGCGGTTCCGCTCCTCGACCGTCGAGGGCTGGACCTCGCTGGCCGACTACGTCTCGCGGATGAAGCCGAACCAGGAGGCGATCTACATCCTGGTCGGCGACGACACCGAGGCGCTGAAGCGCTCGGCCCAGATCGAGGGTTTTTCCGCCCGCGGCCTCGAGGTGCTGCTGCTCTCCGACCACGTCGATGCGTTCTGGCCCGAGCGGATGGACACGTTCGAGGGCAAGCCGATCCGCAGCATCACGCAAGGGGGCGACGACCTCTCGGCCTTCGAACCGGAGGTCTCCGAGGGCGACACCCCGGCCGACCTCGCCGACCTGCTGCCGAAGCTGAAGGAGGCGCTCAAGGACGACGTCTCCGACGTCAAGGCGAGCCAGCGCCTCGTCGACAGCGCCGTCCTGCTCTCGGCCCCGGCCTTCGGGCCGGACCTGCAGATGCAGCGCCTCCTGCGCCGCGCCGGCCGCGGCGCCGGCGGCATGGGCGGCCAGCCGGTGCTGGAGCTGAACCCGCGGCACCCGCTGATCCGCCGCATCGCCGAGCGCGCGGCGGCGGGCGAGGATGTGGGGGAGGCGGCCCAGACGCTGGTCGACCTCGCCCACGTCCAGGGCGGCGACCCGCCGCGCGACCCGGTCGCCTTCGCGCGCCGGGTGGCAGCGGCTTTGGCGCAGGGCTGAGGACCGGCCGGTTGCAAAGGAGGGAGGGGGCGAGGAGCCTCCTCCCTCTTTTCGTATGTCCTGCGGCGCTCGCTGACAGATTCCGGACAATATCGAGCGCGTCTCCCCTCTCCCGAGTGGGCTACGGCCTTGACGGAAGTGAGTCTCTCGCGAGGAGGGCACCGGCGAGCATGGCCGAGAAGCGCTCCCATCCGCGCGCGACGACCTTGGGACCGGGTGGCGAGTTGGGAGCGTTCCAGCCGCCGTGGCGGGCCACGATCCACTCTAACCAGCTCAGGTTGCCGACGGGGTGAGGGTTGCGCAGGCGGTCCGTGCTGCCCTCGCAGGCCCGCCCCAGTTCCGCGACCACTGGCAGAGCCGCCTTATCCAGAACGTCCTGCATCGGTCGTCGGCTGCCGTCGCGGGCATCGACCAACTGCAGGATCCGCACGGCGGCTCCCAGCGCCAAGGCACTCAGCCGGAACAGCTTGTCTGGCACCCGCACCTGTGTCTCGTCCAGGCCGAGCCCGTCGCGCTTGAGAGCGCGGAACACCTCCTCGATCCGCCACCTCAACCGGTACAGCCGCACCATGTCCTGCGCGGCGGCGGCATCCGGCACCGCCCGCGTCGTCAGAAGCCGCCAGCACAAGGGCGTCACGCCCACAGGCGGCTCGAGTTCCTGCACGCAGACGCCATGCAGCCTCAGGCTGGCCGGCTCGCGGGCGCCTGGGCCGGAGGGACGGACCACCTCGACCGGTCCGGCCTGCAGCCTCACCTTGGCGATGCGGGCCGGCACCCCAGGGCGAGCCGGCACCTCCACGGTGCCGGTTGTCGCGACGGGCCATGACGCCTTGTCCTGAAGGCTGCCCCTTCAACCAGTGGCCGGTCATGGCGTGCCCGCACCAGAAGATCGCTGCCCGCGGGCCGACGGGCGAAGTGGCTGTAGATGTCGCCCTCCTGGTCGGCGACCACGATCAAGCTCCGGGCCGTGTCGGCCAAAGCCGTCGCGGCAGCGGCCGCTCCGGTGATCCAGCGCTGGCTCTCCTTGTCCTCGACTGGCCGCCGGTGACGTGGCGCCGTCTGGCGGGCGGCGCGGGTCCAGAGCTGGGCGTCGACCAAGCCCAGCACCGCCTCGTCCTCGGCATCGACGGCGATGACCGGGTGCAGGAAGAAGCCGGGATTGCGGCCGTTGCCGGCCGGCCCCAGGCCATGGCGGCCAGCAGCAGCTGGGGTGAAGTTGATCTCGCTCGTGTCCTGGACGGCCACGATCGGACGCCCGGCGCAGGCCTGGGCCGTGCGGGCTGCAAAAGCCTGCAGGATGCCCTGCCAGTCAGCGCAGGGCGAGGAAAGGTAGCGATGGGCGGCCGCCGTACCGGCTTCGCTGCCGCCCACCGTGCTCAGCACCACGCTGCCGGTGGTGACGATCCGCTCAAACAGCCACGCCCCCCGGGCCTCGGTGCGTACGTCGCCCGATCCAAAGCCTCGCATCGGTTGTCCTCGCTGAACCGCAAAGACGCCCAACTCACAGACGCCGAACCATTTCCGTCAAGGCCGTAGCCCACACGGGAGAGGGGAGACGCGCTTTATCCTGACCCGATCGCCCTGGCCTATTGGGGCATTCCGGCCGCTGCGCGACGCGGGTATCGTTCGCTTGCAAGTACTGCCCGGACACCAGTCCCACCAGGATGATCGGATGACCCGACACGTCCCGGACGGCAGGAGATGCACCCGCACCGGCATTGTCCCCGACTAACCCGTCCACGAGCGGGACGAGGGGAGCCCCCACCTTCTGGTGCATTGTCTTCCGCAAAGGAATTCCGAACGATCGCCAGGGAGGAACCCCGATGAGCTTCACTCTCGTCCAGCAAGCCACGCCGCGCCTGCACCGCTCCGAGCTGGCGGTGCCGGGCTCGAACCCGACCTTCATGGAGAAGTCGGCGAAATCCGCCGCCGACGTGATCTTCCTCGACCTCGAGGATGCGGTGGCGCCCGACGACAAGGAGCAGGCGCGCAAGAACATCGTCCAAGCCCTCAACGACATCGACTGGGGGACGAAGACGATGATGATCCGCATCAACGGTCTCGACACCCACTACATGTACCGCGACGTGATCGACATCGTGGAGGCCTGTCCGCGCCTCGACATGATCCTGATCCCGAAGGTCGGCGTGCCAGCCGACGTCTACGCCATCGACGTGCTGGTGACGCAGATCGAGCAGGCGAAACGCCGCGAGAAGACGATCGGCTTCGAGGTGCTGATCGAGACGGCGCTCGGCATGGCCAACGTCGAGGCGATCGCCCAATCCTCGAAGCGCCTGGAGGCGATGTCCTTCGGCGTCGCCGACTACGCCGCCTCCTTGCGCGCCCGCTCGACCGTGATCGGCGGCGTCAACCCGGACTACGCGGTACTCACCGACAAGGACGAGGCCGGCGGGCGCCAGACCCACTGGCAGGATCCGTGGCTGTTCGCCCAGAACCGGATGCTGGTCGCCTGCCGCGCCTATGGGTTGCGGCCGATCGACGGGCCGTTCGGCGATTTTTCCGATCCGGACGGCTACCGCTCGGCGGCCCGGCGCTGCGCGGCCCTCGGCTTCGAGGGCAAGTGGGCGATCCACCCCTCGCAGATCGATCTCGCCAACGAGGTCTTCACCCCGAGCGAGGCCGAGGTGACCAAGGCGCGGCGGATCCTGGCGGCGATGGAGGAGGCGGCCAAGGCCGGCCGCGGCGCCGTCTCCCTCGACGGGCGGCTCATCGACATCGCGTCGATCCGCATGGCCGAAGCGCTGATCGGCAAGGCCGATGCCATGGCGCGGGCGTGAGAGCCTTCTCCGGCGGCATCGATCGCATGCCGCCGGCTGACATCTCTCGACGCCGTCCCGGGTTCCGCCGCGCGGCCCCGGGATAACGGGGAGGGGATGGTTACCCGCGGCGGCGGGAGGGCAGGCCTGCCCGCCGCGCAGAAACGACGCACGGTCCTCGCATAATGCAGAAACAGTCCAATGTCATACGCCTGAAGCATGCTGGTCCGGTGAACCGCTTCGGCGGATCGGACATTTGTCTTCGGGCCGGCTCCGGACTTGTGGAAGCGCGCGACCGATGAGATCAGAACAGGGCGCTGGACGAAAGAAGCGCCGGCGCGGTGGATGGCTGCTGGCCCTCGCGATCCTGGCCGGCGCCGGCGGCGCCTATGCGTGGCAGAGCCGCCAGCACGCCGAGAGCGCGAAGCCTGCCGCGAGGGCGCCGGCCGCGGTGCCGGTGACGTTCGCCCAGGTGGAGCAGGGCCCGTTCGCGGTGGTGCTCGGCAGCCTCGGCACGGTGCAGGCCTACAACACCGTGCAGGTGCGCAGCCGGGTCGACGGCGAGATCCTGAAGATCGGCTTTCGCGAGGGCCAGGTGGTGAAGAAGGGCGACCTGCTCGCCCAGGTCGATCCGCGCCAGTACCAGGCCGCCCTCGACCAGGCCAAGGCGAAGAAGGCCCAGGACGAGGCCAACGTGAAGAACGCCAAGGCGGATCTCGAGCGCTACACCAAGCTCGGCGACTACGCTTCGCGCCAGCAGACCGACACCCAGGCCGCCACGGTGAACCAGCTCACCGCCCAGATCGCCGCCGACCAGGCGGCGATCGACAATGCGGCGACGCAACTCTCCTACGCGACGATCCAGGCGCCGATCGACGGCGTCACCGGCTTCCGCCAGATCGACGTCGGCAACATCGTCAACGCCGCGCAGCAGACCGCGATCGTCACCATCACCCAGGTCGAACCGATCTTCGTGGTCTACACCGCACCCGAGGAGCAGCTGCGCGAGGTGACGAAGGCGCTCGCCGCCGGGCCGGTGCCGGTCGAGGCCTGGAGCACCGACGGGATGACCCGGCTATCGGAGGGCCGCCTCGACCTCGTCAACAACCAGGTCGACACCGCGACCGGCACGGTGCGGCTCAAAGCCTCCTTCGCCAACAAGGACCACGCGCTGTGGCCGGGCCTCTCGGTCTCGACGAAGATGCGCACCGGCACGATCCCCGACGCCGTCACGGTGCCGGACGACGCGGTGCAGCACGGGCCGAAGGGGCTCTACGCCTTCGTGGTCGACGACCAGAGACGCGCTCACATGCAGGCGATCAGCGTCGGCCGCTCCACCGACGGCCGCACCCAGGTGACGAAGGGGCTGAATCCCGGCCAGACCGTGATCTGGCGCGGCCAGTCGCGGGTGCAGGAGGGGGCGCTCGTCGCCGAAGCGAAGCCTGTGGCAGCCGAAAAGCCTGTGGCACAGGACGCGCATCGCGCGGACAACGCCGCCCTGGCGCAGAGCGAGGCGCGCTGACATGCAGTTCGGGTCCGGGCAGGAGAATGCCGCGCGTACCGGCATCTCCGGCTACTTCATCCGCTTTCCCGTTGCGACCTCGCTCATCATGGCGGGGATCCTGTTCATCGGCATCGTCGCCTACCCGCTGCTCGGCGTGGCGCCGCTGCCGCAGGTCGACTTCCCGACGATCCAGGTGACGGCGCAGCTGCCCGGCGGCAGCCCGGAGACGATGGCCTCGTCCGTGGCCCAGCCGCTGGAGCGCCAGTTCGCCCAGATCCCCGGCGTGAGCCAGATGACCTCGACGAGCGCTCTCGGCATCTCGTCGATCACGGTGCAGTTCGACCTCAACCGCAACATCGACGCGGCCTCGAACGACATCCAGGCGGCGATCAACGCGGCCGGCGGGCAATTGCCCAAGACCCTGCCGAGCCCGCCGACCTACCGCAAGGTGAATCCGGCCGATTCGCCGATCCTGCTGCTCTCGGTCACCTCCGACACCCTGCCGCTGATCGAGGTCGACGACGCCGCCGACGTGCAGCTGGCGCAGCGCATCAGCCAGGTCTCGGGCGTCGGCCAGGTCCTGATCGGCGGCCAGCAGAAGCCAGCGGTGCGGGTGCAGATCGACCCGGCGAAGCTCGTCGCCAAGGACCTGTCGCTGGAGGACGTGCGCACCCAGCTCTCGATCACCACGGTCAACAGCCCGAAGGGCAGCTTCGACGGCGCGACCCGCAGCTACACCGTCTACGCCAACGACCAGCTGACGCTCGCCAAGGACTGGAACGACGTCATCATCGCCTACCGCAACGGCGCGCCGTTGCGGGTGCGCGACATCGGCGCGGCGGTGGCGGGGCCGGAGGACACCAAGCAGGCGGCCTGGGCCAACGGCCAGCGCGGCGTGTTCCTGGTGATCTTCAAGCAGCCCGGCGCCAACGTCATCGAGACGGTGGACCGGATCAAGGCCGAGTTGCCGCGCATCACCGCCTCGCTGCCGGCGGGCGTGAAGGTGCAGACGCTCAGCGACCGCACCCAGACCATCCGCGCCTCGGTCGAGGACGTGCAGTTCACGTTGGCTCTCACCATCGCGCTGGTGGTGGCGGTGATCTTCGTGTTCCTGCGCTCGGTCTGGGCGACCATCATCCCGAGCGTGACGGTGCCGCTGGCGCTGCTCGGCGCCTGCGCGCTGATGTGGATGGCCGGCTACACCCTCGACAACCTGTCCCTGATGGCGCTCACCATCGCGGTCGGCTTCGTCGTCGACGACGCGATCGTGGTGCTGGAGAACATCGCCCGCTACGTCGAGGAGGGGATGAAGCCGATGCAGGCGGCGCTCAAGGGCGCCGGCGAGATCGGCTTCACCATCGTGTCGATCTCGGTCTCGCTGATCGCGGTGCTGATCCCGCTGCTGCTCATGGGCGGCATCATCGGCCGGCTCTTTCGCGAGTTCGCGGTGGTCCTGTCGATGACGATCGGCGTCTCGGCCTTCGTGTCGCTGTCGCTGACCCCGATGATGGCCTCGCGCTTCCTGAAGGAGCACAAGGGCGAGCAGCACGGAAAGCTCTACCGCTGGAGCGAGCGCGTCTTCGACGGGATGCTGCACGCCTACGAGTCGGCCCTCGACGTAGCGCTCCGCCACCACGTCGTCACCTTCCTGACCTTCCTCGGCACGGTCGCCCTCACCGGCTACCTCTTCGTCGTCATCCCGAAGGGCTTCTTCCCGCAGCAGGATACCGGCCTCATCCAGGGCATCACCGAGGGCGGGCAGGACATCTCGTTCTCCGCCATGGAGGACCGCCAGCGGGCGGTCGGCGCGGTGATCCAGGCCGATCCGGATGTGGCGAGCGTCGCGATGTCGATCGGCGGCAGCGGCCAGGCGCTCAATTCCGGCCGGATGTTCATCACCCTCAAGCCCCGGGACGATCGCGAGGCGAACGCCTTCCAGATCATCGACCGGCTGCGGCCGAAGCTCGCGCAACTCGAGGGCGTCAAGGTCTTCCTCCAGGCCGCGCAGGACGTGCGGACGGGGGGACGCTCCTCGCGCACCCAGTTCGAGTATACGCTCCAGGATCCGAACCTCGACGAATTGAACACCTGGTCGCCGCGCCTCCTCGACAAGCTCAAGACCCTGCCGGAATTGCGCGACGTCGCCACCGACCAGCAGACCAGCGGCACGACGCTGACCCTGTCGATCAACCGCGACGCCGCCTCGCGCTTCGGCATCACGCCGCAACTGATCGACGACACGCTCTACGACGCGATCGGCCAGCGCCAGGTGGCGCAGTACTTCACCCAGCTCAACAGCTACCACGTGGTGATGGAGATCCTGCCGGCGCTCCAAGGCAACCCGGATTCGTTGCGCAACATCTACGTGAAGTCGCCGACCACCGGCGGGCAGGTGCCGCTCGCGGCCTTCGCCACCTGGACCACCGAGCCGGTGCGGCCGCTCTCGATCAGCCACCAGGGTCAGTTCCCCTCGGTGACGATCAGCTTCAACCTCGCGCCGAACGTCGCACTCGGCCAGGCGACGAATGCGATCGATGCCGCCGCCAAGGAGATCGGCGTGCCGGCGACGCTCGCGACCGGATTCCAGGGCACCGCGCAGGCGTTCCAGCAATCGCTCTCGACGGTGCCGCTGCTGATCGCCGCCGCGCTCGTGGTGGTCTACCTGATCCTCGGCATCCTCTACGAGAGCTACATTCACCCGCTGACGATCCTCTCGACCCTGCCCTCGGCCGGCGTCGGCGCGCTCGCGATGCTCCTGTGGTTCGGCTACGATTTCAGCCTGATCGCGCTGATCGGCATCATCCTGCTGATCGGCATCGTGAAGAAGAACGGCATCATGCTGGTCGACTTCGCGATCGTCGCCGAGCGCCACGAGGGCATCGGGCCGGAGGAGGCGATCCGCAAGGCGGCCCTCCTGCGCTTCCGCCCAATCCTGATGACCACGATGGCGGCGCTTCTCGGCGGCATCCCGCTGATGTTCGGCACCGGCACCGGCTCGGAGATCCGCCAGCCGCTCGGCTACGCCATGGTCGGCGGCCTCGCGGTGAGCCAGGTGCTGACGCTGTTCACCACCCCGGTGATCTACATCTACCTCGACAAGCTCGCGACCTTCCTGTCCGGCGGCTCGCACGGGCCGCACGGCGAGGAGGAGGCGCCGGAGGAGGAGGCGCCGCGGCAGCTCCGCGAGGCGGCGGAGTAGGGGCGCAAGTCCCTCACCCGGGCGCGGTCCCGCCGGCGGCCTGTTGCGTCGAGACCGGCAGCGCCATGGTGCAGTGGACGCCGTCCGCCCGCAGCGCGTAGGTCGTCTCGGCGCCGAGCTGATAGGGGAGCACCCGCTCGATCAGCTCGCGGCCGGATCCGTTCTCCCGCGGGCCGGCCGGCATCGCGACGTGGCGCTCGCGCCAGTCGACGTGGAGCCAGGGCTCGGGCCGGCGCGCCAGGCGCCAGCGGATGTCGAGCCGCCCGTCGGGCTGGGAGAACGCTCCGTACTTGATCGCGTTGGTGGCGAGCTCGTGCAGGGCGAGCGCGAAGGCCTGCACCGTGGAGGAGCGTAAGGAGACGCCCGTCGGCCCGTCCAGGGTGACGCGCCCGGCACCGCCGTTCAGGGCCGCGAGCTCGATGCGCAACAGTTCGTCGAAGGTGACGCGCTCCCCCTCCGCCAGGCGCGACAGCAGGTCCTGGACGCGGGCCAGGGCGGCCAGCCGATCGCCGAAGCGGGCGCTGAAATCGGCGAGATCGGTCGAGCGCGCCATGATCTTGTCGGCCAGCGCGCGGAGCACGCCGAGGAGGTTGCGGGTCCGGTGCTGCAGCTCGGCGACCAGGGCCTGCTGGCGCTCCTGCAGGACGCGCAGGTCCTGGATGTCGATGGCCGCACCGAACCAGTGGGTGATGGCCCCGTCCAGGCCGCGGATCGGCACCTGCCGCACCAGGTGCCAGCGATGGGCGCCGTCGGTCCGGCGGATGCGCTGCTGGCGCTCGACCGGCGTGCCGGTCGCGTAGGCGTGGGCGAAGGCCGCGCGGGTCGCCTCGACGTCGTCGGGATGGATCGCGTCGAGCCAGCCGTCATTCTGAAGGGCGGCGCGATCCTGGCCGGTATAGGACCGCCAGCGGTGGTTGATGGCGGTGTTGTTGCCTTCGGCGTCGCACCACCACAGGATCGCCGGGACGAGCTCGACGGCCATCCGCAGGCGCTCCTCGCTGTCGCGCAGGGCCCGCTCGGCCTCCTCGCGCCGCCGGTCGGTGAGGATGCGCCCGGTCGTCTCGGTGGCGATGTTGAGGACGCCGCCGACCGACCCGTCCGCCAGCAGGATCGGATCGAAGCTGAAGCTGAACCAGGCATCCTCGATCCGGCCGGCGCGGTCGAGCGGGAGGCGACGGTCCCGGACCTGGGCGGCGCCTTGGCCGGCGAGGACGCCCGCGAGCATCGGCCCGATCTCGGGCCAGATCTCGGGAAAGACCTCGCGCGCCGGCCGGCCGAGGGCGACTTCGTGCTTCGCGCCGACGAGCCGGCGCCACGCGTCGTTGAAGACGAGGGCGAGGTCGGCGCCCCAGTAGAGGCCGATCGGGGTCGCGGCCGGGAGGATGAGGTCGATCGCGGCCCGCAACGGCGACGGCCAGGCCTCGACGGGCCCGAGCGTCGTCGCGGACCAATCGTGGTCCCGGATGCGCCGGGCCATCTCGCCGTCGCCTGACGGCCACGTCATGATGGCATCACCGTGACGGTTCGATCATCATGACAGGTCCCTCCCGCCCCGCTCGTTCCGCCGGACGGTATGTCCGCTCGTCGACCGTAGGCCGACGGTCGGCGAGCGATGCTCCCCGTGTCCCGGCCAGGCCGCGGTGTCGAGCCGCCCCTGGGCAGGCCCGATCCGGAGGAGGGCACTGCCCCGCGGCGCCCGCCGGCGCGACGCGCGGCGTCAGGCCACCGCCGCCCGCTTCTGCAGGCTCAGCAGCATGTTGGCGATCTGGCGCACCTGCAACTCGCTGTCCTGCAGTTCCTTCTTGCGGGCGCCGCCATAGGCGAACTCGTCATGGTCGATGCCCGGGACCGGCAGGCCGGACTCCTCGAAATAATGCTCGAGGCGAGTGAGGAGTTGCCCCCAGACGCCGAGGCGCGACCAGCGGATGAAGGTCTGGGCCGCCATCCACCACGGGCCGTAATGGGCGGGAACGGCGCGCCAGTTGGTATCGTGCCAGTGGCGCCAGAGTATCGCGTCGATGGTCCGTTTGAGATCGTGAGGCTGCGTCTTGCCGCGAGGCCTGCAGCCTTCGAGCAAGGGCACGAGCACCGCCCACTGCGCCTCCGTCAGCATAAACATCCCCTCGCTCCTGGTTCCGCCGGGAATCATATTACCAAGGGTAATCTGCCACTTCAATCGGGCTGCCCACCTTCGGCTGAGTTTTGTTGACTCGCCGCAACATGGGAATTGGCGAGGATCGTTTGTGTTCGAACATGCTGGAAGAGGGCGATTGCATCATATTACTATTTAGAATAGGCATTTC
This is a stretch of genomic DNA from Methylobacterium sp. 17Sr1-1. It encodes these proteins:
- a CDS encoding efflux RND transporter periplasmic adaptor subunit; protein product: MRSEQGAGRKKRRRGGWLLALAILAGAGGAYAWQSRQHAESAKPAARAPAAVPVTFAQVEQGPFAVVLGSLGTVQAYNTVQVRSRVDGEILKIGFREGQVVKKGDLLAQVDPRQYQAALDQAKAKKAQDEANVKNAKADLERYTKLGDYASRQQTDTQAATVNQLTAQIAADQAAIDNAATQLSYATIQAPIDGVTGFRQIDVGNIVNAAQQTAIVTITQVEPIFVVYTAPEEQLREVTKALAAGPVPVEAWSTDGMTRLSEGRLDLVNNQVDTATGTVRLKASFANKDHALWPGLSVSTKMRTGTIPDAVTVPDDAVQHGPKGLYAFVVDDQRRAHMQAISVGRSTDGRTQVTKGLNPGQTVIWRGQSRVQEGALVAEAKPVAAEKPVAQDAHRADNAALAQSEAR
- a CDS encoding CoA ester lyase; this translates as MSFTLVQQATPRLHRSELAVPGSNPTFMEKSAKSAADVIFLDLEDAVAPDDKEQARKNIVQALNDIDWGTKTMMIRINGLDTHYMYRDVIDIVEACPRLDMILIPKVGVPADVYAIDVLVTQIEQAKRREKTIGFEVLIETALGMANVEAIAQSSKRLEAMSFGVADYAASLRARSTVIGGVNPDYAVLTDKDEAGGRQTHWQDPWLFAQNRMLVACRAYGLRPIDGPFGDFSDPDGYRSAARRCAALGFEGKWAIHPSQIDLANEVFTPSEAEVTKARRILAAMEEAAKAGRGAVSLDGRLIDIASIRMAEALIGKADAMARA
- the htpG gene encoding molecular chaperone HtpG; this translates as MSETVERHSFGAEVGRLLDLVVHALYSEREIFLRELVANAADAVDRRRFGALTDSALALPADAKVRINPDKAARTLTISDPGIGMGKDELAQNLGTIARSGTRAFSQSLADAKPEERPSLIGQFGVGFYSAFMVADRVEVTSRKAGSDEAWTWASEGQGEYTLAPATKPEAGTDIVLHMKADAEEYLEPLRLETIVRKWADHITVPVTLVRDGEEVPSTKGTALWRKAKSEVSEEEYTEFYRQVAHAFDKPWATLHWRAEGQLEFTALLFVPGMKPFMAVEEERESKVRLHVRRMFITDDAGLLPSWLRFVKGVVDTEDLPLNVSREMLQATPVLARIRRAVTAKVLSELKTRAKDAESYATFWQAFGPVLKEGLWEDAEHRQDIAGLLRFRSSTVEGWTSLADYVSRMKPNQEAIYILVGDDTEALKRSAQIEGFSARGLEVLLLSDHVDAFWPERMDTFEGKPIRSITQGGDDLSAFEPEVSEGDTPADLADLLPKLKEALKDDVSDVKASQRLVDSAVLLSAPAFGPDLQMQRLLRRAGRGAGGMGGQPVLELNPRHPLIRRIAERAAAGEDVGEAAQTLVDLAHVQGGDPPRDPVAFARRVAAALAQG
- a CDS encoding multidrug efflux RND transporter permease subunit, giving the protein MQFGSGQENAARTGISGYFIRFPVATSLIMAGILFIGIVAYPLLGVAPLPQVDFPTIQVTAQLPGGSPETMASSVAQPLERQFAQIPGVSQMTSTSALGISSITVQFDLNRNIDAASNDIQAAINAAGGQLPKTLPSPPTYRKVNPADSPILLLSVTSDTLPLIEVDDAADVQLAQRISQVSGVGQVLIGGQQKPAVRVQIDPAKLVAKDLSLEDVRTQLSITTVNSPKGSFDGATRSYTVYANDQLTLAKDWNDVIIAYRNGAPLRVRDIGAAVAGPEDTKQAAWANGQRGVFLVIFKQPGANVIETVDRIKAELPRITASLPAGVKVQTLSDRTQTIRASVEDVQFTLALTIALVVAVIFVFLRSVWATIIPSVTVPLALLGACALMWMAGYTLDNLSLMALTIAVGFVVDDAIVVLENIARYVEEGMKPMQAALKGAGEIGFTIVSISVSLIAVLIPLLLMGGIIGRLFREFAVVLSMTIGVSAFVSLSLTPMMASRFLKEHKGEQHGKLYRWSERVFDGMLHAYESALDVALRHHVVTFLTFLGTVALTGYLFVVIPKGFFPQQDTGLIQGITEGGQDISFSAMEDRQRAVGAVIQADPDVASVAMSIGGSGQALNSGRMFITLKPRDDREANAFQIIDRLRPKLAQLEGVKVFLQAAQDVRTGGRSSRTQFEYTLQDPNLDELNTWSPRLLDKLKTLPELRDVATDQQTSGTTLTLSINRDAASRFGITPQLIDDTLYDAIGQRQVAQYFTQLNSYHVVMEILPALQGNPDSLRNIYVKSPTTGGQVPLAAFATWTTEPVRPLSISHQGQFPSVTISFNLAPNVALGQATNAIDAAAKEIGVPATLATGFQGTAQAFQQSLSTVPLLIAAALVVVYLILGILYESYIHPLTILSTLPSAGVGALAMLLWFGYDFSLIALIGIILLIGIVKKNGIMLVDFAIVAERHEGIGPEEAIRKAALLRFRPILMTTMAALLGGIPLMFGTGTGSEIRQPLGYAMVGGLAVSQVLTLFTTPVIYIYLDKLATFLSGGSHGPHGEEEAPEEEAPRQLREAAE
- a CDS encoding TetR family transcriptional regulator produces the protein MPAATRRHDPDRRARILRAALDTIAAHGVAGTTHRRIAAAADVPLGSMTYHFASLDDLLTEAFTLLADDVSARFTERLAAAGTRAEACEAVVDLVVDDAWATPRNLLLSYELYAYAARVPALRRVMQGWMGKSRAALEQHFAPETARALDAMIEGLSIHRSVDLAPAGRDEVRAIVARLTAPPLP
- a CDS encoding transposase — translated: MPARPGVPARIAKVRLQAGPVEVVRPSGPGAREPASLRLHGVCVQELEPPVGVTPLCWRLLTTRAVPDAAAAQDMVRLYRLRWRIEEVFRALKRDGLGLDETQVRVPDKLFRLSALALGAAVRILQLVDARDGSRRPMQDVLDKAALPVVAELGRACEGSTDRLRNPHPVGNLSWLEWIVARHGGWNAPNSPPGPKVVARGWERFSAMLAGALLARDSLPSRP